The following proteins are co-located in the Silene latifolia isolate original U9 population chromosome 1, ASM4854445v1, whole genome shotgun sequence genome:
- the LOC141657573 gene encoding uncharacterized protein LOC141657573, with amino-acid sequence MNNVNKQIDIKWFLHQNKIGLYGLVETKIKSANFQSVLNNLGQRWYGINNNVHHPGGRIWIIWLPQVFYVLLLDSSDQQLTVEVTDILSGVKFWFTVVYGSNSDTDRLHLWHQLTDLKDRCLGPWCVGGDFNNILHFNERLGSTVLWKELEDFRSCVDYCELLDIQAQGSFYTWNNKNPGSAIRKSHFRYFNMWGQAPEFLDIVHSEWNKVVKGVKMYQVVCKLKSLKKPLKGLNRQKFSDIEKAADLAKFLLDKLQTEMHLHPHDVSIREQEQAASQKYFHLHKAQLSYLKQKAKVEWLKDGDENTAFFHRHIRARQVQNNVLIIKDIHGSLQTEPVQIEAAFLEYYNDLLGTSKVTDSVHYPTVRTGNLIASPHLPLLLKPDTHDEIKQCIFSIPASKAPGPDGFSSQFIKDSWSIIVTELNATLVTLIPKVDNPTSALEFRPIACCNLIYKCISKLLCTRLGEVLPDIFPQVFIDKIMECVSSPTYSLALNGNSFGFFHGKRGLRQGDPLSPLLFTLCMEYLSRILNVMAGQEDFRFHPLCRPMRLNHLLFADDLLLFSKGDTASIMWLLRAFSTFSNASGLCLNREKSDIYFNEVSGGVMDEIMQVSGFRKGTLAFKYLGVPISSKKLSKNDFLNLRGGGIKNSKLWNKALLGKYIWWLANKKDHLWVRRVNHIYMKGVHWSNYNPPNDCSWAWKKVAHTMLTFKQAYTSDCWLASDRAYTVADGYQWLCPVNPQIPWRHVCWSSLNVPKWCFIFGAVQLQRLLTKDRMIRMGFGHDSTCFLCDGADENCDTPR; translated from the exons ATGAATAATGTGAATAAGCAAATAGATATTAAGTGGTTTTTGCACCAAAATAAGATAGGTCTTTATGGTTTGGTAGAAACTAAAATTAAATCTGCTAATTTTCAGTCTGTTTTGAATAATCTTGGGCAAAGGTGGTATGGTATCAATAATAATGTTCATCATCCTGGTGGGAGGATTTGGATTATTTGGCTTCCTCAGGTGTTTTATGTCCTTCTCTTGGATAGTTCTGATCAACAGCTCACTGTAGAGGTCACTGATATTCTCTCGGGTGTAAAATTTTGGTTCACTGTGGTCTATGGCTCCAATTCTGATACTGATAGATTACACTTATGGCATCAACTTACTGATCTTAAGGACAGATGTTTAGGTCCTTGGTGTGTTGGAGGGGATTTCAACAATATTTTACACTTCAATGAACGTTTGGGGAGCACTGTTCTTTGGAAGGAATTGGAGGATTTTAGGAGTTGTGTTGATTATTGTGAACTTCTGGATATTCAGGCTCAAGGTTCTTTCTatacttggaataacaa GAATCCTGGCAGTGCTATAAGGAAATCCCACTTCagatactttaatatgtggggtcAAGCTCCTGAGTTCCTTGATATTGTTCATTCTGAGTGGAACAAAGTAGTCAAGGGTGTGAAAATGTATCAGGTAGTGTGTAAGTTAAAATCTCTCAAGAAACCTCTGAAAGGACTTAATAGACAGAAATTCTCTGATATTGAGAAAGCTGCTGATTTGGCTAAGTTTCTCCTTGACAAACTTCAGACTGAAATGCatcttcatcctcatgatgtctcTATCAGAGAACAGGAGCAGGCTGCCTCTCAGAAATACTTTCATCTCCACAAGGCTCAGTTGAGTTATTTGAAGCAGAAAGCTAAAGTGGAGTGGCTCAAAGATGGTGATGAGAATACTGCCTTTTTCCATAGGCATATTAGAGCTAGGCAGGTGCAGAATAACGTTCTCATTATTAAGGATATTCATGGTTCTCTCCAGACTGAACCTGTCCAGATTGAAGCTGCCTTCCTTGAGTATTATAATGATTTGTTGGGGACTAGTAAGGTGACTGATTCTGTTCATTATCCCACTGTCAGAACAGGAAACCTCATTGCTAGTCCTCATTTACCTTTGTTGCTGAAACCAGACACCCATGATGAAATTAAACAATGTATTTTCTCTATCCCTGCCTCAAAAGCTCCAGGTCCTGATGGGTTTTCCAGTCAGTTCATTAAAGACTCTTGGTCAATTATAGTAACTGAG TTGAATGCTACACTTGTTACTCTCATCCCTAAAGTGGACAATCCAACTAGTGCACTTGAGTTCAGGCCAATTGCTTGTTGCAACCTCATCTACAAGTGCATTTCTAAGCTTTTGTGTACTAGGTTGGGTGAAGTGCTTCCTGACATT TTTCCTCAGGTGTTCATTGACAAGATTATGGAATGTGTTTCCTCTCCCACTTATTCTTTGGCTTTAAATGgtaattcttttggattttttCATGGTAAAAGAGGTCTCAGACAGGGGGACCCTCTGTCTCCTCTTCTTTTCACATTATGTATGGAATATCTTTCGCGCATTCTGAATGTGATGGCTGGTCAAGAAGATTTTAGATTTCATCCTCTCTGTAGGCCCATGAGACTGAACCACCTCCTCTTTGCTGATGATTTACTTCTTTTTTCCAAAGGGGATACTGCTTCAATTATGTGGTTGTTAAGAGCATTCTCTACCTTCTCTAATGCTAGTGGTCTTTGCCTCAATAGAGAGAAAtctgatatttattttaatgAAGTTTCTGGAGGTGTGATGGATGAGATTATGCAGGTTTCTGGTTTCAGGAAAGGCACTTTGGCTTTCAAATACTTAGGAGTGCCTATATCCTCCAAAAAACTGTCTAAAAATGATT TCCTAAATCTGAGAGGGGGGGGCATTAAAAATTCTAAGCTTTGGAACAAAGCTTTGTTGGGAAAGTATATTTGGTGGCTTGCTAATAAAAAGGATCACTTATGGGTTCGGCGGGTTAATCACATCTATATGAAGGGTGTACACTGGTCGAACTACAATCCTCCAAATGATTGCAGCTGGGCCTGGAAAAAGGTTGCTCACACTATGCTCACCTTCAAGCAAGCCTATACCAGTGACTGTTGGTTAGCATCAGATAGAGCGTACACCGTTGCTGATGGCTACCAATGGTTGTGTCCTGTGAATCCTCAGATTCCTTGGCGCCATGTTTGTTGGAGCTCCCTTAATGTACCCAAATGGTGTTTCATTTTTGGGGCAGTTCAACTACAGAGACTTCTTACCAAAGACCGTATGATTCGTATGGGCTTTGGGCATGATTCTACTTGTTTCCTTTGTGATGGAGCTGATGAgaattgtgacaccccgcgataa